The following proteins are encoded in a genomic region of Iodidimonas sp. SYSU 1G8:
- a CDS encoding enoyl-CoA hydratase-related protein, translating to MTTIHTPVDATLTLENRVAVMTLNRHDVRNALTGNNLIQDIVETCKWVNATPEVSVLVITGAGSAFSAGGNVKAMKEQGSQSVGYVAQTYRDGIQQIPQAIQSLEVPVIAAVNGPAIGAGCDLSLMCDIRIASKDAIFGETFVNLGLISGDGGAWFLPKIVGYQRAVELTFSGRLVRADEALSLGMVLEVTEPDQLMQRAMEMANVFASKPPITTRYTKRLMKLAEREQLKDFLDQCAFFQGVCHQTADHQEAVDAFIEKRSAHFAGR from the coding sequence ATGACCACCATCCACACCCCGGTAGACGCGACGCTGACCCTTGAGAACCGCGTCGCCGTCATGACCCTGAACCGGCACGACGTGCGCAACGCGCTGACCGGCAACAATCTGATCCAGGACATCGTCGAAACCTGCAAGTGGGTCAACGCGACACCGGAAGTCTCGGTGCTCGTCATCACCGGCGCCGGTTCGGCGTTCTCGGCCGGCGGCAACGTCAAGGCCATGAAGGAACAGGGCAGCCAGAGCGTCGGCTACGTCGCCCAGACCTATCGCGACGGCATCCAGCAGATTCCGCAGGCGATCCAGTCCCTCGAAGTGCCGGTGATCGCCGCCGTCAACGGTCCGGCCATCGGCGCCGGCTGCGACCTCTCGCTGATGTGCGACATCCGCATCGCCTCCAAGGACGCCATCTTCGGCGAGACCTTCGTCAATCTGGGCCTGATCTCGGGCGATGGCGGCGCCTGGTTCCTGCCCAAGATCGTTGGCTACCAGCGCGCGGTCGAACTGACCTTCTCCGGCCGTCTCGTGAGGGCCGACGAGGCCCTGTCGCTGGGCATGGTGCTGGAAGTCACCGAGCCGGACCAGCTAATGCAGCGCGCGATGGAAATGGCGAATGTCTTCGCGTCCAAGCCGCCGATCACCACGCGCTACACCAAGCGCCTGATGAAGCTGGCCGAGCGCGAGCAGCTGAAGGACTTCCTCGATCAGTGCGCGTTCTTCCAGGGCGTGTGCCACCAGACGGCCGATCACCAGGAAGCCGTCGACGCGTTCATCGAAAAGCGTTCGGCTCACTTCGCCGGACGATAA
- the alr gene encoding alanine racemase — protein sequence MVAILSESLPGSAPGIIEIDLAALADNYRAMRARAHGAEVAAAVKADAYGLGADRVGPALWGAGCRSYFVASLGEGAALRQILPDAAILVLNGLMPGNEAAYEEFGLRPVLNDIDQVRRWEAFCRKRDARFPAALHVDTGFNRLGLPVAEAEAVAGGGPLGFDVACVMSHLACARQPEHPKNSEQLAQFRRVTRLFPRFRASLANSAGVLLGASYCFDLARVGIALYGGNPLADAAGALKPVVRLSARVLQERTVAAGETVGYDASFVADRQTRLAVIGAGYADGWPTSASGRGACMLGDARVPFVGRVSMDLIALDVTDAPAGSATAGSLVDLVGPRWSLDDAAEAAGLISYELLTGLSRRFERRYVMADAG from the coding sequence GTGGTTGCGATCCTTTCAGAATCCCTTCCGGGCAGTGCGCCCGGTATCATCGAAATCGACCTTGCGGCACTCGCCGACAATTACCGCGCCATGCGTGCCCGGGCGCACGGCGCGGAAGTCGCTGCCGCCGTCAAGGCGGATGCGTATGGCCTCGGCGCCGACCGGGTGGGGCCGGCGCTGTGGGGCGCGGGCTGCCGGAGTTACTTCGTGGCGTCGCTGGGCGAGGGCGCGGCCCTGCGCCAGATTTTGCCCGATGCGGCGATCCTGGTACTCAATGGACTGATGCCGGGTAACGAGGCGGCCTATGAGGAGTTCGGCCTGCGTCCGGTCCTGAACGATATCGATCAGGTTCGCCGGTGGGAGGCGTTCTGCCGGAAGCGGGACGCCAGGTTTCCCGCGGCTCTTCATGTGGATACGGGCTTCAATCGTCTCGGCCTGCCGGTTGCCGAGGCCGAGGCTGTCGCCGGCGGCGGACCGCTGGGGTTCGATGTGGCCTGCGTCATGAGCCATCTGGCCTGCGCGCGCCAGCCCGAGCATCCCAAGAACAGCGAGCAACTGGCGCAGTTCCGGCGCGTCACGCGGCTGTTTCCCAGATTCCGCGCCAGCCTCGCCAATTCAGCCGGCGTGCTGCTCGGCGCCTCCTACTGTTTCGATCTGGCCCGTGTCGGGATCGCGCTCTATGGCGGCAATCCGCTGGCCGATGCCGCCGGCGCGCTCAAGCCGGTTGTCCGGTTGAGCGCCCGCGTGCTGCAGGAGCGGACCGTCGCCGCCGGTGAAACCGTCGGCTACGACGCGAGCTTCGTGGCCGACCGCCAGACCCGGCTCGCGGTGATCGGCGCGGGCTATGCCGATGGCTGGCCGACATCCGCCAGCGGCCGAGGGGCATGCATGCTGGGCGATGCGAGGGTGCCGTTCGTCGGGCGCGTATCCATGGACCTCATCGCCCTCGACGTCACCGATGCTCCCGCGGGAAGCGCGACGGCCGGCTCGCTCGTCGACCTGGTCGGTCCGCGCTGGTCGCTCGACGACGCGGCCGAGGCCGCGGGACTGATTTCCTACGAATTGCTCACGGGGTTGAGCCGGCGCTTCGAGCGCCGCTACGTGATGGCCGACGCCGGCTGA
- a CDS encoding glycosyltransferase family 2 protein, whose product MRNIVLAIIIGALVQAYAWFISYDMSIPPEVTTRVQSVSLDVGGPKAATAPITPAALQRVGDMLDRVKTVSSQVRLYASTGLAAEVPRLANERGIAVSLGIWLGRDEQNNKREIESALHMANTLPNIRSIVVGNETLLRSELTLEELTGYIREVRRRSRVPVTTGETYDEWIANPTLVNEVDFISAHILPYWEGVPADGALEHTMANYERLKATFPGKRVVIAEFGWPSQGSNVYGSVPNMLRQAELIRGFLNMADERDAEYNLMEAYDQPWKTNEGSVGPYWGLFDASGKAKFLLQGEVNDASHGRTAAVAMVLGALLSAIALGRRRTAFGHALAVALSAQALAAGVALALAYPFENYLNTGSAIAWGIGFLLMWPLTAMTLLKIDEVAEVTVGRRPIRLLPQPVPATPDFQYPKVSIQVPAYRENPDMLNETLSSLARLDYPDFEVMVIINNTPDEAHWGPVQAHCRTLGPRFKFLNLQNVKGFKAGALTLAMEQVSPDAEVLALIDADYVVDKNWLKDLVPAFADPKIAFVQAPQDHRDGPESAFKTAINSEYAGFFDIGMVQRNERNALIAHGTMLLIRRSHFDEVGGWSTATITEDTELGLRLLEAGYEGTYTNRRYGWGLLPDTFEAFKTQRHRWAYGAMQIIRKHWPHMKPSAPGLNYRQKSQFIAGWSYWISDAFGVLTAFLNLFWVPMIILADMMIPMLPFTLPILVAFGVNLLHCVLLYITRVKIPAHRIFGAALAAMSLQFTVAHAVGRGLVSDALPFKVTAKGGGNKGGSKSPVRVESAVGVLLLIGSAALIATNEFQTPERYVFAATLAVQSLPFLAAPLLFGLERARGWFRQSPDTTAGNSAAPTVSQAKAA is encoded by the coding sequence ATGCGCAATATCGTTCTGGCGATCATCATCGGCGCCCTGGTCCAGGCCTATGCCTGGTTCATTTCCTATGACATGAGCATCCCGCCCGAGGTCACCACCCGGGTGCAATCCGTCTCGTTGGACGTGGGCGGGCCGAAAGCGGCCACCGCCCCCATCACGCCCGCGGCGCTGCAGCGCGTCGGCGACATGCTCGACCGGGTCAAGACCGTCTCGTCGCAGGTTCGGCTTTATGCCTCGACGGGTCTGGCGGCGGAGGTGCCCCGGCTGGCCAACGAGCGCGGCATCGCCGTCAGTCTCGGCATCTGGCTGGGACGGGACGAGCAGAACAACAAGCGCGAGATCGAATCCGCGCTGCACATGGCCAACACGCTGCCGAATATCCGCTCCATCGTCGTGGGCAATGAAACGCTGCTGCGCAGCGAACTGACCCTCGAGGAACTGACCGGCTACATCCGAGAAGTGCGCCGGCGCAGCCGTGTTCCGGTCACCACCGGCGAAACCTATGACGAGTGGATCGCGAATCCGACGCTGGTCAACGAGGTCGATTTCATCTCCGCCCATATCCTTCCCTATTGGGAAGGCGTTCCTGCCGATGGCGCTCTCGAGCACACCATGGCGAACTATGAGCGCCTGAAGGCGACGTTCCCCGGCAAGCGGGTCGTCATCGCCGAATTCGGCTGGCCGAGCCAGGGCTCGAACGTCTACGGATCGGTGCCCAACATGCTGCGCCAGGCCGAGTTGATCCGCGGCTTCCTGAACATGGCCGACGAACGCGACGCCGAATACAATCTGATGGAGGCGTACGACCAGCCCTGGAAGACCAACGAGGGCAGTGTCGGGCCGTATTGGGGATTGTTCGATGCCTCGGGCAAGGCCAAGTTCCTGCTGCAGGGCGAAGTCAACGATGCCAGCCATGGCCGCACCGCCGCCGTCGCCATGGTGCTCGGCGCGCTGCTGAGCGCCATCGCGCTGGGTCGCCGCCGCACGGCATTCGGCCACGCGCTGGCAGTCGCGCTGTCGGCGCAGGCGCTGGCAGCGGGCGTCGCGCTAGCCCTCGCCTACCCGTTCGAGAACTATCTGAACACGGGCTCGGCGATCGCCTGGGGCATCGGCTTCCTGCTGATGTGGCCGCTGACGGCCATGACCCTGCTGAAGATCGACGAGGTGGCGGAAGTCACCGTGGGCCGGCGGCCGATCCGCCTGCTGCCGCAACCGGTGCCGGCGACGCCCGATTTCCAGTATCCCAAGGTCTCCATCCAGGTTCCCGCCTACCGCGAGAATCCGGACATGCTCAACGAGACGCTGAGCAGCCTGGCACGGCTCGACTATCCTGACTTCGAAGTCATGGTCATCATCAACAACACGCCGGATGAGGCGCATTGGGGACCGGTTCAGGCCCATTGCCGTACGCTGGGGCCGCGCTTCAAGTTCCTCAATCTGCAGAACGTCAAGGGCTTCAAGGCCGGCGCCTTGACCCTGGCCATGGAACAGGTTTCTCCCGATGCCGAGGTCCTGGCCCTCATCGACGCCGATTACGTGGTGGACAAGAACTGGCTGAAGGATCTGGTGCCGGCATTCGCCGACCCGAAGATTGCCTTCGTCCAGGCGCCGCAGGATCACCGCGATGGCCCGGAATCGGCGTTCAAGACCGCCATCAACAGCGAGTATGCCGGCTTCTTCGATATCGGCATGGTCCAGCGCAACGAGCGCAACGCCCTGATCGCCCACGGCACCATGCTGCTGATCCGGCGGTCCCATTTCGACGAGGTCGGCGGCTGGAGCACGGCGACGATCACCGAGGACACCGAACTCGGCCTGCGCCTGCTGGAGGCCGGCTACGAGGGCACCTATACCAATCGCCGCTACGGGTGGGGTCTGTTGCCGGATACGTTCGAGGCGTTCAAGACCCAGCGGCACCGCTGGGCCTATGGCGCCATGCAGATCATCCGCAAGCATTGGCCGCACATGAAGCCTTCCGCGCCGGGCCTGAACTATCGGCAGAAGAGCCAGTTCATCGCGGGTTGGAGCTACTGGATCTCCGACGCGTTCGGCGTACTGACGGCGTTCCTGAATCTGTTCTGGGTGCCGATGATCATCCTGGCCGACATGATGATTCCCATGCTGCCGTTCACGCTGCCGATCCTGGTCGCGTTCGGCGTGAACCTGCTACACTGCGTCCTGCTCTACATCACCCGGGTGAAGATTCCGGCCCACCGCATCTTCGGTGCGGCCCTCGCCGCCATGAGCCTGCAATTCACGGTGGCCCACGCGGTCGGACGGGGCCTCGTCAGCGATGCGCTGCCCTTCAAGGTTACCGCCAAGGGCGGCGGCAACAAGGGCGGCTCCAAGAGCCCGGTCCGGGTCGAGAGCGCGGTGGGCGTATTGCTGCTGATCGGTTCCGCCGCCCTGATCGCGACCAACGAGTTCCAGACACCGGAACGTTATGTCTTCGCCGCGACCCTGGCGGTGCAGAGCCTGCCGTTCCTCGCCGCGCCGCTGCTCTTCGGGCTGGAGCGGGCCCGTGGCTGGTTCCGGCAGAGTCCGGACACGACGGCCGGGAACAGCGCCGCGCCCACCGTCTCGCAGGCGAAGGCGGCGTAA
- a CDS encoding VOC family protein, whose translation MKQHQNQVMTQNAWVVRDLHDAIARFRDTMQIGPFFVIPRIGLQNVKYRGQPAELDISVAVAFAGHMQIELIEQHNDGPSAYRDAVPKGQDGYHHICFYPDDYDAELARYRAMGFEVATSGEVASANGRRFCYIDTRETLNCMVELVDAPEGASIVWQALREATDNWDGKTDPIRTIGL comes from the coding sequence ATGAAACAGCATCAGAATCAGGTGATGACCCAGAATGCCTGGGTCGTCCGCGATCTCCACGACGCCATCGCCCGCTTTCGCGACACGATGCAGATCGGTCCGTTCTTCGTCATCCCGAGGATCGGCCTGCAGAATGTCAAATATCGCGGACAGCCCGCGGAACTGGACATCTCGGTCGCGGTCGCCTTCGCGGGACACATGCAGATCGAGCTGATCGAACAGCACAATGACGGCCCTTCCGCCTACCGCGACGCGGTGCCGAAGGGACAGGATGGCTACCACCATATCTGCTTCTATCCCGACGACTACGACGCCGAACTGGCGCGCTATCGGGCCATGGGCTTCGAAGTCGCCACCAGCGGCGAGGTCGCCTCGGCCAATGGCCGCCGCTTCTGCTACATCGACACCCGCGAGACGCTGAACTGCATGGTCGAGCTGGTCGACGCGCCCGAAGGCGCCAGCATCGTCTGGCAGGCGCTGCGCGAGGCGACCGACAATTGGGACGGCAAGACAGACCCGATCAGGACGATCGGTCTCTGA
- a CDS encoding LLM class F420-dependent oxidoreductase: protein MKLGILLGYSGGRMDLGIETVKLAESLGYDSAWTAEAYGSDAVTPAAWVLAQTSKIKVGTSIMQIPARTPACTAMTAMSLQELSGGRFILGLGPSGPQVAEGWHGVPYGKPMVKVKEYVEIVRQILKREGPLEYKGEEYRIPYDGPGATGLGKPLKSILHGDPNLPIYTAAITPAGIRASAEVADGFFPIWMNPERFDVFEEDINKGFAKAGNGKSLDKFDVAPFVNVVLGDDIDECRNKVRPGMALYVGGMGARSKNFYNDYAKRLGFVDEAVKIQDLFLSGKKAEAAAAIPDAMVDAVALCGPKERIKELLAPWKEAAKKKHIGSMLIGRTSPEALKVVAETML, encoded by the coding sequence ATGAAGCTGGGGATTTTGCTGGGCTATTCCGGTGGCCGGATGGATTTGGGTATCGAAACGGTCAAGCTGGCCGAGAGCCTGGGATACGATTCCGCCTGGACCGCCGAGGCCTATGGCTCGGACGCGGTGACTCCGGCGGCCTGGGTTCTGGCCCAGACGTCCAAGATCAAGGTCGGCACCTCGATCATGCAGATTCCCGCCCGGACCCCGGCCTGCACCGCCATGACGGCGATGAGCCTGCAGGAGCTTTCGGGCGGCCGCTTCATCCTTGGCCTCGGCCCGTCCGGCCCGCAGGTCGCCGAAGGCTGGCACGGCGTTCCCTATGGCAAGCCCATGGTGAAGGTGAAGGAATATGTCGAGATCGTCCGGCAGATCCTGAAGCGCGAAGGGCCGCTGGAATACAAGGGCGAGGAATATCGCATTCCCTATGACGGCCCGGGCGCGACCGGCCTCGGCAAGCCGCTGAAGTCGATCCTGCACGGCGACCCGAACCTGCCGATCTACACCGCCGCGATCACGCCCGCCGGTATCCGCGCCTCGGCCGAGGTCGCCGACGGCTTCTTCCCGATCTGGATGAATCCCGAGCGCTTCGACGTGTTCGAGGAAGACATCAACAAGGGCTTCGCCAAGGCGGGCAACGGCAAGTCGCTCGACAAGTTCGACGTGGCGCCGTTCGTCAACGTGGTGCTGGGCGACGACATCGACGAGTGCCGCAACAAGGTGCGCCCGGGCATGGCGCTCTACGTCGGCGGCATGGGCGCGCGCTCGAAGAACTTCTACAACGACTATGCCAAGCGTCTGGGTTTCGTGGACGAGGCCGTCAAGATCCAGGACCTGTTCCTGTCCGGCAAGAAGGCCGAGGCGGCCGCCGCCATTCCCGACGCCATGGTCGACGCCGTCGCCCTGTGCGGCCCGAAGGAGCGCATCAAGGAACTGCTTGCTCCGTGGAAGGAAGCCGCCAAGAAGAAGCACATCGGCTCCATGCTGATCGGCCGCACCTCGCCCGAGGCGCTCAAGGTCGTCGCCGAGACCATGCTCTAG
- a CDS encoding DUF481 domain-containing protein → MGRGIALLALLQSMAPAVVLAQDVLPEPVSAMLRKAADRDIRESTTRYLDAAVQIAIDTYPDRQAQILSQATALAPARSSALAALTGVTITSGVPVVIVDPPPQEPQVSADEKSVAPASKAAVKAAPPKPKGFLPLDGWNGGVELGAALNTGNVSSKSVATAINMQNDREDWRHKVGGTFGLIKTDGVTTKERATASYQLDYKFSERLYSFGLLQYERDRFSSFNDRYLESLGVGYRVLQGERVSLDLEGSAALRQSTLTETMLDQDEVGGRLNTIFNWTVSDTFAINNTGTAFVSDLRTTLENTVSLKTKITPTISGKLSFNVKHDTDVPLDADRTSTETKATLLYSF, encoded by the coding sequence ATGGGACGCGGTATCGCGCTTCTCGCGTTGCTTCAATCGATGGCGCCGGCCGTCGTTCTGGCTCAGGACGTCCTGCCTGAACCCGTGTCCGCCATGCTGCGCAAGGCGGCGGACCGCGACATCCGGGAAAGCACGACGCGCTATCTCGACGCGGCGGTGCAGATCGCCATCGACACCTATCCGGACCGCCAGGCGCAAATCCTGTCCCAGGCCACCGCGCTCGCGCCGGCACGCTCGAGCGCGCTCGCCGCGTTGACGGGCGTCACCATCACGTCAGGCGTACCCGTGGTGATCGTCGATCCGCCGCCGCAGGAGCCGCAGGTTTCGGCGGATGAGAAGTCCGTCGCGCCCGCCAGCAAGGCGGCCGTGAAAGCCGCCCCGCCGAAGCCCAAGGGATTTCTGCCTCTTGATGGCTGGAACGGCGGCGTGGAACTGGGCGCGGCACTGAACACGGGCAACGTGTCATCGAAATCGGTCGCCACCGCGATCAACATGCAGAATGACCGCGAGGACTGGCGGCACAAGGTCGGTGGCACCTTTGGCCTGATCAAGACCGATGGCGTGACCACCAAGGAACGGGCCACGGCGTCGTATCAGCTGGACTACAAGTTCAGCGAACGGCTCTACAGCTTCGGTCTGCTGCAATATGAGCGCGACCGTTTCAGCTCGTTCAACGACCGGTATCTGGAATCCCTCGGCGTCGGTTATCGCGTCCTGCAGGGCGAACGCGTCTCGCTGGATCTGGAAGGCAGCGCCGCGCTGCGCCAGAGCACGCTGACCGAAACCATGCTCGATCAGGACGAGGTCGGCGGCCGCCTGAACACGATCTTCAACTGGACGGTTTCGGACACGTTCGCGATCAACAACACCGGCACGGCGTTCGTTTCCGACCTGCGCACCACGCTCGAGAACACCGTGTCGCTCAAGACCAAGATCACCCCGACGATCTCAGGCAAGCTGTCCTTCAACGTGAAGCATGATACGGACGTGCCGTTGGACGCGGACAGGACCTCGACGGAAACCAAGGCCACGCTGCTGTACAGCTTCTAG
- a CDS encoding SDR family oxidoreductase produces the protein MGRIEGKVCLITGGGAGLGRADAIRLAEEGGKVVITDVNVAGGEETAQMAGNDAIFIKHDVTDEDAWQKVLAQTASHFGKLNVLVNNAGIVVVKTVESTTTEEWRRVHAIMTDGVFFGLKYGIGLMKENEDRNSIINVSSTAAFLGYPPFFAYAAAKGAVRSMTKSAAIHCQQSGYRIRVNSIHPGGIATAMVRQAQAEGGTTPKPADGGNAAPPGPGLGDPEDVANTVLFLASDESKFINGAEMLIDNGTIIQP, from the coding sequence ATGGGACGTATCGAGGGGAAGGTGTGCCTGATCACCGGCGGCGGCGCCGGGCTGGGCCGGGCCGACGCGATCCGGCTGGCGGAGGAGGGCGGCAAGGTCGTCATCACCGACGTCAATGTGGCTGGCGGCGAGGAAACCGCGCAGATGGCCGGCAACGACGCCATCTTCATCAAGCACGACGTGACCGACGAGGACGCCTGGCAGAAGGTGCTGGCCCAGACGGCGAGCCATTTCGGCAAGCTGAACGTGCTGGTCAACAACGCGGGCATCGTCGTGGTGAAGACCGTCGAGAGCACGACGACGGAGGAATGGCGGCGGGTGCATGCCATCATGACCGACGGCGTCTTCTTCGGCCTGAAATACGGCATCGGCCTGATGAAGGAGAACGAGGACCGCAATTCGATCATCAACGTCTCCTCGACCGCCGCGTTTCTGGGGTATCCGCCGTTCTTCGCCTATGCGGCCGCCAAGGGCGCGGTGCGGTCCATGACCAAATCGGCGGCCATTCACTGCCAGCAGTCCGGCTACCGTATTCGCGTCAACTCCATCCATCCGGGCGGCATCGCCACGGCGATGGTGCGTCAAGCCCAGGCGGAAGGCGGCACGACGCCCAAGCCGGCCGATGGCGGCAACGCCGCGCCTCCCGGTCCCGGACTGGGCGATCCGGAGGACGTGGCCAACACGGTGCTGTTCCTGGCGTCCGACGAGTCGAAGTTCATCAATGGCGCCGAAATGCTGATCGACAACGGCACGATCATCCAGCCCTGA
- a CDS encoding DUF1330 domain-containing protein translates to MTRVAYMFIGIDIRDEAGMAQYVEEAPPILASYGGRILAVDNDAELLDGVYRRERMVLLGFPSLEQARSFWKSPEYQPMKVLRERSSEQDCLLLEAFSDDPLPETGTGAVFMIGGGDTRDMEAMKPYYAEVPAISARFGVQAIAAGINFDQLDGGWPHKSFVCLRFPSEDVFRKFWYGDEYLPYKTLREQNADGMHMMVRGI, encoded by the coding sequence ATGACCAGAGTCGCTTACATGTTCATCGGCATCGACATCCGTGACGAGGCCGGCATGGCGCAATATGTCGAGGAGGCACCGCCGATCCTGGCCAGTTATGGCGGCCGGATTCTCGCCGTCGACAACGATGCCGAACTGCTCGACGGCGTTTACCGTCGCGAGCGAATGGTGCTGCTGGGATTTCCGTCGCTTGAGCAGGCGCGGTCTTTCTGGAAGTCGCCGGAATACCAGCCCATGAAGGTTCTGCGCGAGCGCTCGAGCGAGCAGGATTGTCTCCTGCTCGAAGCGTTCTCGGACGATCCGTTGCCGGAAACGGGCACTGGCGCGGTCTTCATGATCGGCGGCGGCGACACGCGCGACATGGAGGCGATGAAGCCCTATTACGCGGAAGTGCCGGCGATCAGCGCGCGGTTCGGCGTGCAGGCGATCGCGGCGGGGATCAATTTCGACCAGCTGGACGGCGGCTGGCCGCACAAATCCTTCGTCTGTTTGCGATTCCCGTCGGAGGACGTGTTCCGGAAATTCTGGTACGGTGACGAATATTTGCCGTACAAGACGCTGCGTGAACAAAATGCCGACGGCATGCACATGATGGTGCGCGGTATCTGA
- a CDS encoding VOC family protein has translation MSNVFGAVVQQGYVVPDIDAAMKHWTARGIGPFFMEHLKNFDGVVDGKPVKLELKAAFAYSGDQQIEVIQPMGDTPCIYEEYLRTHPEGGLQHLAVWCEGTIAEKLEELKRKGMDFIVRQNYGDAHAYIDSVDQPGVMIQLMAKGEMIEKMFAIIKDGSESWDGKTDPVRRIDWSTGTPVVKAA, from the coding sequence ATGAGCAACGTTTTTGGCGCGGTGGTGCAGCAGGGCTATGTGGTGCCCGATATCGACGCGGCGATGAAGCACTGGACAGCCCGGGGAATCGGGCCGTTTTTCATGGAGCACCTGAAGAATTTCGACGGCGTCGTCGACGGCAAGCCGGTCAAGCTCGAGCTGAAGGCCGCCTTCGCCTATTCGGGCGACCAGCAGATCGAGGTCATCCAGCCGATGGGTGATACGCCCTGCATCTACGAGGAGTATCTGCGCACGCATCCGGAAGGTGGTTTGCAGCATCTCGCGGTCTGGTGCGAGGGCACCATCGCCGAAAAGCTGGAGGAGCTGAAGCGGAAGGGGATGGACTTCATCGTCCGCCAGAATTACGGCGATGCCCATGCCTATATCGATTCCGTCGATCAGCCGGGCGTCATGATCCAGCTGATGGCGAAGGGCGAAATGATCGAGAAGATGTTCGCGATCATCAAGGACGGCTCGGAAAGCTGGGACGGCAAGACCGATCCCGTGCGCCGCATCGACTGGTCGACCGGTACGCCCGTCGTCAAGGCCGCGTAA
- a CDS encoding peptide MFS transporter gives MAAGTMEKTFLGHPRGLVILFLTEMWERFSYYGMRSILLFYLTRHFLFGDTPAYGIYSAYISLIYISPIIGGFVADRYLGFKRAILLGGILIACGHAGMAFEGAQATIDAAGTVARDGFALQILYLSLALIITGTGLLKANISSIVGSLYAEGDRRRDAGFTLFYMGINIGAFIASLTCAWLGETYGWSWGFGAAGIGMALGVVTFILGRGWLEGKGMPPDPVALERRVLGPMTLNQIVILGCVLMVLPVWLLVQNSVIVGGALGIAGGLAILAVVIYATMKLEPVARDRVFAILILMPFHSLFWAFFEQTGTSMALFADRGVELSLFGLAVAPGQIQAINPLCIILFAPVIAWIWLWLDRMGREPHIPLKFALGLLQIGLGFFVFVIGIEMTAQGDKVGLGWLAFGILLHSTGELCISPVGLSAVTKLSLARIGGLMMGVWFLSNAFANYGAGLIAMTASIEHAPGEEVDVVQALPIYGEMFYSVGWVAVGSAALLMVLSPLLRKLMHGVR, from the coding sequence ATGGCAGCAGGGACGATGGAAAAGACCTTTCTGGGGCACCCGAGAGGTCTGGTGATCCTGTTCCTGACCGAGATGTGGGAGCGCTTCAGCTATTACGGGATGCGCTCCATCCTGCTCTTCTATCTGACGCGGCACTTCCTGTTCGGCGACACGCCGGCTTACGGCATCTATTCGGCCTACATTTCCCTGATCTACATCTCGCCGATCATCGGCGGCTTCGTCGCGGACCGGTATCTCGGGTTCAAACGCGCCATCCTGCTGGGCGGCATACTCATCGCCTGCGGCCATGCGGGCATGGCGTTCGAAGGCGCGCAGGCAACCATCGACGCGGCGGGCACCGTGGCCCGCGATGGCTTCGCGCTGCAAATTCTCTATCTGTCGCTGGCGCTGATCATCACCGGCACCGGCCTGCTGAAAGCCAATATTTCCTCCATCGTCGGCAGCCTGTACGCGGAGGGCGATCGCCGCCGTGACGCAGGCTTCACCCTGTTCTACATGGGCATCAACATTGGCGCGTTCATCGCGTCGCTCACCTGCGCGTGGCTCGGCGAGACCTATGGCTGGTCCTGGGGTTTCGGCGCGGCCGGTATCGGTATGGCGCTGGGCGTCGTCACCTTCATTCTCGGGCGCGGCTGGCTGGAAGGAAAGGGCATGCCGCCCGATCCCGTGGCGCTCGAGCGGCGTGTCCTTGGGCCGATGACGCTCAATCAGATCGTCATCCTCGGCTGTGTCCTGATGGTGCTGCCCGTCTGGCTGCTGGTGCAGAACAGCGTCATCGTCGGCGGCGCGCTCGGCATCGCGGGCGGTCTGGCGATCCTCGCCGTCGTGATCTACGCCACCATGAAGCTGGAGCCGGTGGCGCGGGACCGGGTGTTCGCCATCCTGATCCTGATGCCGTTCCATTCGCTCTTCTGGGCGTTCTTCGAGCAGACCGGCACGTCCATGGCCCTGTTCGCCGACCGGGGCGTCGAGCTCAGCCTGTTCGGGCTTGCCGTCGCGCCGGGGCAGATCCAGGCCATCAACCCGCTTTGCATCATCCTGTTCGCGCCGGTCATCGCCTGGATCTGGCTGTGGCTGGACCGCATGGGACGCGAGCCACACATCCCGCTGAAGTTCGCCCTTGGCCTGTTGCAGATCGGGCTGGGCTTCTTCGTCTTCGTCATCGGCATCGAGATGACCGCGCAGGGGGACAAGGTCGGGCTGGGCTGGCTCGCCTTCGGCATCCTGCTGCATTCGACGGGCGAGTTGTGCATCTCACCGGTCGGCCTCTCGGCGGTCACGAAGCTGTCGCTGGCGCGGATCGGCGGGCTGATGATGGGTGTATGGTTCCTCTCCAATGCCTTCGCCAATTATGGCGCCGGGCTGATCGCCATGACCGCCAGCATCGAGCACGCGCCCGGCGAGGAAGTGGATGTCGTCCAGGCGCTGCCGATCTATGGCGAGATGTTCTATTCGGTGGGCTGGGTCGCGGTGGGCTCGGCCGCGCTGCTGATGGTGTTGTCGCCGCTGCTCAGGAAACTGATGCACGGCGTCCGGTGA